The genome window ACGACAAGATGCGCTCGGCCTCCGAGCAGTACTACCGTCGGTTCCCCGAGCACCGCGACACCATGCGCCGCTTGGTCGATCGGGCAGAGTCCGGCGACATCGTTCTCCCCGACGGCGAGGTGGTCTCCCCGTCGCGACTGCGCTCCGTGGGTTCCGCGCTCGGCACGAACGACGGTTGGCAGACCGTGTGGTCGCTGCTCGAGCGCGATCCCGCGTCCAACGCCTTCCGCCACGACCTGATGCACGCGATGCCGTACGGCGGGCGCAACCCTCTCTACTTCGCCTTCCACGAGTCGAGTTACGCGAGCGGTCACGCGACACGGTGGTCGGCGGAACGCACCGAGCCCCAGGACTTCCGCGACGACGTCACCCTGTTCACGGGCGAGCACATCCGGCGTGAGTGGACCGACACGGTGCCGGCGTTCCAGCCGTGGCGTGACGTCACGCTCGCGCTGGCGGAGTTCGAGTGGCCCCGGATCTACGACGAGGTCGCCATCGCCACCTCCGGAGCGACCGGTGCCGCGGCGGTGTACGTGAACGACGTCTACGTGCCGATGGAGTTCTCGCTCGAGACCGCTCGGCTGCTGCCCGGAGTGCAGCTCTGGGTGACCAGCGAGCACGAGCACAACGGGGTGCGCTCCGGTCCAGTGCTGACCCACCTCTTCGACCTCGCGCACGGTCGCCGCATCCGCTGAGACGCCCCTTCCGAAATCATCCTGCAGGCGGATGCCGATGCGGCACGCGCCGAATAGCCTGGACTCATGGCCGACGCCCTCGGGATGCTCCTCACGATCGCGATCCTCCTCGTCGTCGTGATCGCGATCGTCGTCGTGATCGTCGCGATCTACGCGAAGGCGCCCCTGGAGAAGAAGTACGAGAGCGCCGGCGGTGGACTGGGTGGTTCCTTCGACGCGATCTGGATGCCGTCGGCGCACGAGGCCGGCATGGAGCGCGACCGCCAGACGAAGCGTACGGCTCCCGCGCCCGCGCCCGGTGACCCGCTCAGCCGGATCGACGGCGAACGCATCGTGATCGACATCTGACGGTCGCCGCGGGTACGACGAAGGCCCCGTTTTCCGAGGAACACGGGGCCTTCGAGTGCGGCGATCGTTACTTGGTCGATCCGCCGAAGCCCTTGAAGCGCTGGTTGAACTTCTCGACGCGGCCGGCCGAGTCCATGATGCGCTGCTTGCCCGTGTAGAACGGGTGCGATGCCGACGAGATCTCGACGTCGATGACGGGGTACTCGACGCCGTCG of Microbacterium sp. LWH13-1.2 contains these proteins:
- a CDS encoding type B 50S ribosomal protein L31 — its product is MKTDIHPEYKAVVFRDLGSGETFLTRSTVTGDKTIELDGVEYPVIDVEISSASHPFYTGKQRIMDSAGRVEKFNQRFKGFGGSTK
- a CDS encoding alpha/beta fold hydrolase, with translation MTTTIRRLLDLTVEEHTLTVPLVWGDPADTRTIEIFARVVTREGGERLPYLVFLQGGPGHEAPRPFHSSTAPAWLDEALAHYRVVMLDQRGTGLSTPVGDADLERGSAEVAEYLTHLRADSIVRDCEAMRAHLAAETWSVLGQSFGGFTTLAYLSTDADSIADVFITGGLSTVNRHPDEVYALCYDKMRSASEQYYRRFPEHRDTMRRLVDRAESGDIVLPDGEVVSPSRLRSVGSALGTNDGWQTVWSLLERDPASNAFRHDLMHAMPYGGRNPLYFAFHESSYASGHATRWSAERTEPQDFRDDVTLFTGEHIRREWTDTVPAFQPWRDVTLALAEFEWPRIYDEVAIATSGATGAAAVYVNDVYVPMEFSLETARLLPGVQLWVTSEHEHNGVRSGPVLTHLFDLAHGRRIR